Proteins encoded together in one Theileria parva strain Muguga chromosome 3 map unlocalized ctg_530, whole genome shotgun sequence window:
- a CDS encoding Mitochondrial large subunit ribosomal protein (Img2) family protein yields MRLTSKALTGTIKKKVKSLIENRISFFPFHINRTISDNLPVFVKYSNNANLAFTHVRKTKGNKYILREELQQIVGKSPIKVDKNTFIIQGNHKHKIKEYLKGIGF; encoded by the exons ATGAGGCTAACCTCCAAGGCTCTAACCGGTACCATAAAGAAGAAGGTTAAAAGCTTAATAGAGAACAGAATCAGTTTTTTTCCTTTCCACATCAACAGAACCA TATCTGACAATCTTCCTGTTTTTGTAAAGTACAGTAACAATGCTAACTTGGCATTTACACATGTTCGAAAAACAAAAGGaaacaaatatattttaagaGAGGAACTTCAACAAATAGTAGGAAAATCTCCAAttaaagttgataaaaatactttCATAATTCAAGGGAATCACAAGCATAAAATTAAGGAG taCCTGAAGGGGATCggattttaa
- a CDS encoding putative integral membrane protein, with product MIKNLNFSLQSLDGLLLSFGFFFISLTVMALSWFLYGETITAFYKHHVSSEFGEDHTKKKLT from the exons atgataaagaaTCTCAATTTTAGCCTCCAG AGCTTAGACGGGTTATTACTCAGTTTTGGATTCTTTTTTATCTCACTGACTGTTATGGCACTCTCTTGGTTTTTGTACGGGGAAACTATTACCGCATTTTATAAACATCACGTATCATCTGAGTTTGGGGAAGATCACACAAAGAAgaaattaacttaa